Proteins found in one Candidatus Poribacteria bacterium genomic segment:
- a CDS encoding helicase-related protein encodes MSNKNASLKSGIRDNLSRGKVYEFLEQEIKNGSALSIVSAYFTINAFEALQKPLNEIKELRFLFGDPDFIKSLDPTNTEKKAFSITDTGLELHKQLQQKPIAKACAEWIKEKVEIRSTRKSNLLHGKMYHIANDGVEKAIMGSSNFTMRGLGLIHESSNIELNLEVDSDRDRRDLKAWFDEIWDNDKLVEDVKKKVIAKLEQIGKDHAPELIYYKTLYELFRDEIETRKTNDQTLEDTHLYDTKVWETLYEFQKEGVKSVIARLLRHNGCILADSVGLGKTYTALAVIKFFELRNQRVLVLCPKKLHGNWSLYPVYNSQDTNPFLDDKFGYTLLSHTDLSRYTGESNSINLENFNWHNFDLIVIDESHNFRNDTKPVRDSDGKFIRHSRYTRLLEEVIKEGTKTKVLMLSATPVNTSLIDLRNQIYLMTEKREDIFSDSLGISNIGSLLRQAQKEFKKWEEDSGENGQREKTKLLEALGADFFQLLGGVSIARSRRHIKTFYAEEMTRIGEFPTPQKPENCHPPTDLTGELSYKALADQIGEFELAIYRPSSYVISEAAKQRLANEKQRFRFNQADRERFLIGMMQTNFLKRLESSAHSLSETLQRTIGKIDDMLEKIHRYQQNPNMQNAQADVLPDDDEDDEEFLINRARNPYHLRELDCTRWKNDLIKDKETLTAASDNVKAITPERDGKLKAIKAHIQKKVQNPTTDKDGKINRKLLVFTTFKDTAVYLYEKLSDLADELKLNMAMVSGDLTQTACGQNNFNVILNNFAPKARTNIDNASDEIDLLIATDCISEGQNLQDCDTMLNYDIHWNPVRIIQRFGRIDRIGSRNATIKMINYWPTEDMEVYLRLQSRVASRMALADAAASGDDDPLNEFTYEQAQMELNFRDAQLEQLRQDVLDLDDLSDGIVISDFTLDYFFAQLLKYLERKRDELEATPKGAYAVTFNENNPTETGVIFFLRQRNIITDKEKKTPSPVYPYYTVYIRKNGDIRYGCANTKQVLDLFEASAIGKDDVLSEFCLQFDQETQHGENMEDYNKLLNAVIAHVTRSHQKTQAKNLGRSGTRGFKLPAASEAPRDSSDFELVTWLIITTRTI; translated from the coding sequence ATGTCAAATAAAAACGCATCCCTTAAATCTGGTATCCGGGACAACCTCAGCCGAGGAAAAGTCTACGAGTTTTTAGAGCAAGAAATCAAAAACGGCTCAGCACTCTCCATTGTATCCGCATACTTTACTATCAACGCCTTTGAAGCACTCCAGAAACCATTAAACGAGATAAAAGAACTCCGTTTTTTGTTCGGTGATCCGGATTTCATCAAAAGCCTTGATCCCACCAACACTGAGAAAAAAGCCTTTAGTATTACGGATACAGGTTTAGAACTTCATAAACAACTTCAGCAGAAACCGATTGCCAAAGCTTGCGCCGAATGGATAAAAGAAAAGGTTGAAATCCGTTCAACACGAAAATCAAATCTCCTGCACGGGAAAATGTATCATATCGCCAACGACGGTGTTGAAAAGGCGATTATGGGCAGCTCCAATTTTACAATGCGCGGCTTAGGCTTGATTCATGAGAGCAGCAACATTGAACTCAACCTTGAGGTGGATAGCGACCGAGATCGCCGTGACCTGAAAGCGTGGTTCGACGAAATTTGGGATAACGATAAACTCGTTGAAGATGTCAAGAAAAAAGTGATTGCCAAGTTAGAACAGATAGGGAAAGATCACGCACCGGAACTCATCTATTACAAAACCCTCTACGAACTCTTCCGGGACGAGATCGAAACCCGAAAAACCAACGACCAAACCCTTGAAGATACACATCTGTATGATACTAAAGTCTGGGAAACGCTGTACGAATTTCAGAAAGAGGGCGTAAAAAGCGTAATCGCACGTCTGTTGCGTCACAACGGCTGCATCTTGGCAGACAGTGTGGGGTTAGGAAAAACCTACACAGCACTGGCAGTGATAAAATTCTTTGAGTTACGAAACCAACGTGTCCTTGTGCTATGTCCGAAAAAACTGCATGGCAATTGGTCACTCTACCCCGTCTACAACTCGCAAGACACCAATCCCTTCCTCGATGACAAGTTCGGTTATACGCTGCTATCGCATACCGACCTTTCCCGCTACACCGGCGAATCTAACAGTATTAATTTGGAAAATTTCAACTGGCATAATTTTGACCTGATTGTGATTGACGAATCCCACAACTTCCGAAATGATACAAAACCCGTCCGTGACTCAGACGGTAAATTTATCCGACACAGTCGCTACACACGGCTCTTGGAAGAAGTTATCAAGGAAGGCACGAAAACAAAAGTGTTGATGCTGTCAGCGACACCCGTGAATACATCACTCATTGACCTCCGCAACCAAATCTATCTTATGACTGAAAAGCGTGAGGATATCTTCAGCGATAGTCTCGGGATCAGTAATATTGGTTCACTGCTGCGCCAAGCGCAAAAAGAATTCAAGAAATGGGAAGAAGATAGCGGCGAGAACGGTCAAAGAGAGAAAACGAAGTTGCTGGAGGCACTCGGTGCCGATTTCTTTCAACTGCTTGGTGGTGTCTCTATTGCTCGCTCCCGACGGCATATTAAGACATTCTACGCTGAAGAGATGACACGCATCGGCGAGTTTCCGACACCACAGAAACCCGAAAATTGCCATCCTCCAACAGATTTGACGGGTGAACTCTCCTATAAGGCACTGGCAGACCAGATCGGTGAATTCGAGTTAGCCATCTATAGACCTTCCAGTTACGTCATCAGTGAGGCAGCAAAACAGCGACTCGCAAACGAAAAGCAGAGATTCCGTTTCAACCAAGCAGACCGTGAACGATTCCTTATCGGCATGATGCAGACCAATTTTCTGAAACGTCTCGAGAGTTCCGCTCACTCACTGTCGGAAACACTTCAACGCACCATCGGCAAAATCGACGATATGCTGGAGAAGATTCACCGATACCAACAAAACCCGAATATGCAGAACGCACAAGCCGATGTTTTGCCCGACGACGATGAAGACGATGAAGAGTTTTTGATCAACCGAGCGCGCAACCCCTATCACCTCCGCGAATTGGATTGTACCCGCTGGAAGAATGACCTTATCAAGGACAAAGAGACCTTAACCGCTGCATCGGATAACGTTAAAGCTATCACACCGGAAAGGGACGGTAAACTCAAGGCAATTAAAGCACATATTCAGAAGAAGGTACAAAACCCCACAACCGACAAAGACGGAAAAATTAATCGCAAGCTGCTGGTTTTCACAACCTTCAAAGATACGGCAGTCTATCTCTATGAAAAACTATCAGACCTTGCCGATGAATTAAAACTGAACATGGCAATGGTTTCCGGGGACCTGACACAAACCGCCTGTGGACAAAATAACTTCAACGTCATCTTAAACAATTTCGCACCAAAAGCACGGACTAATATAGATAACGCATCTGACGAAATAGACTTACTCATTGCCACGGACTGCATCTCAGAAGGGCAAAATCTCCAGGATTGTGATACCATGCTGAACTATGATATCCACTGGAACCCCGTCCGTATCATCCAACGCTTTGGTCGTATCGACCGAATCGGCAGCCGCAATGCTACAATAAAGATGATTAACTACTGGCCCACCGAAGATATGGAAGTCTATCTCCGTTTACAAAGTCGCGTCGCATCCCGTATGGCACTCGCCGATGCAGCCGCAAGCGGCGATGACGATCCGTTGAATGAATTCACCTATGAACAGGCACAGATGGAACTCAATTTTCGGGACGCGCAATTGGAGCAGCTTCGCCAAGATGTCCTGGACCTCGACGACCTCTCTGATGGTATTGTCATCAGCGACTTTACACTTGATTATTTCTTTGCGCAATTGCTAAAGTATCTCGAAAGAAAAAGAGATGAATTAGAAGCCACACCGAAAGGCGCGTATGCCGTCACCTTCAACGAAAACAATCCCACAGAAACCGGTGTCATCTTCTTTCTCCGACAACGCAACATCATCACAGATAAGGAGAAAAAGACACCGAGTCCTGTCTATCCATATTACACAGTCTACATCCGCAAAAATGGCGACATCCGTTATGGCTGTGCAAACACCAAACAGGTGTTAGATCTGTTTGAAGCGTCCGCTATTGGCAAGGACGATGTGTTGTCAGAATTCTGCCTCCAATTCGATCAAGAAACCCAACACGGTGAGAACATGGAAGATTACAACAAACTCCTGAACGCCGTCATTGCGCACGTCACACGGTCGCATCAAAAGACGCAGGCTAAAAATTTGGGCAGAAGCGGCACGCGCGGTTTCAAACTACCAGCCGCATCCGAAGCTCCCAGAGACTCCAGCGATTTTGAACTCGTTACATGGCTAATCATCACAACAAGGACTATTTAG